A single window of Leclercia adecarboxylata DNA harbors:
- the fic gene encoding protein adenylyltransferase Fic, with product MSWDPVVPYNELPVLPPDLDSIETRSVLKACISARAAIAELKTAGELIPDQSLLINILPMLEAKDSSRIENIVTTSDRLFQYVDRAENADPATKEALRYRTALYDGYLHLNSYHLCTNTAIKICTALRAVQTDIRKTPGTVLRDQYEEVVYTPPVGETTIRDLLANWERFLHAEDDVDPLIKMAISHYQFECIHPFPDGNGRTGRILNILYLIQAGLLSLPILYLSRFILERRNDYYTLLRSVTANGDWQAWILFMLEAIENTARWTTKKIAVVRALMAETTDYVRKELPKIYTHELVRALFAQPYCRIENLVEAGVAKRQTASSYLKQLVEIGVLEEMNVGREKLYINTRLLLELNH from the coding sequence ATAATGAACTTCCGGTGTTACCTCCGGATCTGGATAGCATTGAAACCCGTAGTGTACTCAAAGCCTGTATCAGTGCGCGCGCAGCGATTGCTGAGTTAAAAACTGCGGGTGAGTTAATACCCGATCAAAGTTTATTGATTAATATCCTACCGATGCTGGAAGCAAAAGACTCTTCCCGTATAGAGAACATTGTGACCACCAGCGATCGGCTTTTTCAATACGTTGATCGTGCCGAAAATGCCGATCCCGCTACAAAGGAAGCGCTACGCTACCGCACTGCGTTATACGATGGATATCTCCATCTCAACAGCTATCACTTGTGCACCAATACCGCGATAAAAATTTGTACTGCACTACGAGCCGTACAAACCGATATTCGTAAGACGCCGGGTACCGTCTTGCGCGACCAGTACGAGGAGGTGGTTTATACGCCGCCAGTTGGCGAAACAACTATCCGCGATCTCCTGGCTAACTGGGAGCGCTTCCTCCATGCCGAGGATGATGTCGACCCGTTGATCAAAATGGCTATTTCACACTATCAGTTTGAATGCATTCATCCTTTCCCCGACGGTAATGGACGAACGGGACGGATCCTGAATATCCTCTATTTAATTCAGGCAGGATTGTTGTCATTACCCATTCTGTATTTGTCTCGCTTCATCCTCGAAAGACGTAACGATTACTACACCTTATTGCGTAGTGTGACTGCGAATGGGGACTGGCAGGCATGGATCCTTTTTATGCTCGAAGCGATAGAGAATACGGCGAGATGGACAACGAAGAAGATCGCAGTGGTCCGAGCGTTGATGGCGGAGACTACTGACTATGTACGTAAGGAATTACCCAAGATTTATACACACGAACTGGTGAGGGCCCTCTTTGCACAGCCCTATTGTCGGATTGAAAACCTTGTAGAGGCTGGCGTTGCAAAACGGCAGACGGCTTCATCCTACCTCAAGCAATTAGTTGAGATTGGTGTGCTGGAGGAAATGAACGTTGGGCGTGAGAAGTTGTATATCAATACCCGATTATTACTCGAATTAAATCATTAG